In the genome of Flaviflexus ciconiae, one region contains:
- the dop gene encoding depupylase/deamidase Dop gives MTVRRIMGIETEYGISHPDNPEATSEAMSREIISAYTRATSKLGHTDDVAWDLAGEMPMLDTRHPTISREHIASRNNIHQVASLTAQERSWQRGTTKVLHNGARFYVDHSHPEYASPECLGPRQTVMYDRAGELVMQRAMAQLQEETGTSPAIYKNNVDGKGSSYGCHENYLVDRAVPFDDIVAALIPFLVTRPILVGAGRVGLGQASEEAGYQMSQRADYIESIIGPNTTYDRPIVNTRDEPHAEPHLHRRLHVISGDANCVPSNTLLKLGMTSLLLWVLETNGLPDEWKALELKDPVAAVKVVSRDLSLSQELELADGNRMTALDIQSTYQRTVDACLIEYHNGRSPDVETSDILYRWRDMIGLLADDWRQTVGDIEWATKLALLEARRSRDGLDWDAPELMAMDLQWSDVRKEKSLPDKLTERGILETMEADSWIEHAEFTPPAGTRAWFRGELIRRFPGQIYSASWHSIVVELDGGKLIRIPMTSPDAGSAMQLEDKLNACQSVEEVLDLVGGTGQNTLADPDVYAKVGAR, from the coding sequence ATGACCGTTCGAAGAATCATGGGGATAGAGACCGAATATGGAATCTCGCACCCCGATAATCCTGAAGCAACCTCCGAAGCAATGTCGAGGGAGATCATCTCCGCATACACGCGGGCTACCAGCAAGCTCGGTCACACCGACGATGTGGCATGGGATCTAGCGGGCGAAATGCCAATGTTGGACACTCGCCACCCGACCATCAGTCGGGAGCATATCGCCAGTCGAAACAACATCCATCAGGTAGCATCTCTCACCGCACAAGAACGATCGTGGCAGCGAGGCACCACGAAAGTTTTGCACAATGGTGCCCGTTTCTATGTTGATCATTCCCACCCCGAATATGCTTCGCCAGAGTGCTTAGGGCCCCGTCAAACAGTTATGTACGACAGGGCGGGCGAGCTCGTCATGCAACGGGCAATGGCCCAGTTGCAGGAAGAGACCGGCACCAGCCCCGCAATCTACAAGAACAATGTTGACGGTAAAGGCTCATCGTATGGCTGTCACGAAAACTATCTCGTTGACCGAGCAGTACCTTTCGACGACATCGTAGCCGCCCTCATCCCGTTCCTCGTCACCCGCCCAATACTTGTAGGGGCGGGCCGGGTAGGACTCGGACAGGCGTCCGAGGAAGCCGGATACCAGATGTCACAGCGTGCGGACTACATCGAGTCAATCATCGGACCAAACACGACGTACGATCGGCCGATCGTCAATACGAGGGATGAGCCGCACGCCGAGCCGCACCTTCATCGCCGGCTCCACGTGATCAGCGGAGACGCAAACTGCGTACCGTCAAACACGCTTCTCAAACTTGGCATGACATCACTTCTTCTGTGGGTACTCGAAACGAACGGTTTGCCAGATGAGTGGAAAGCTCTTGAGCTGAAGGACCCCGTTGCGGCCGTGAAGGTCGTATCTCGCGACCTCTCGCTGTCGCAGGAGCTTGAACTTGCGGACGGTAACCGGATGACAGCCCTGGATATTCAAAGCACGTACCAGCGCACGGTGGATGCGTGTCTCATCGAGTACCACAACGGCCGGAGCCCCGATGTGGAGACGTCCGACATCCTTTACAGGTGGCGGGACATGATCGGTTTACTCGCTGACGATTGGCGGCAAACGGTTGGCGATATCGAGTGGGCAACAAAACTTGCCCTGCTCGAGGCACGGCGCTCCCGCGATGGTCTCGACTGGGACGCTCCCGAGCTTATGGCTATGGATCTTCAATGGAGTGACGTACGCAAGGAGAAATCTCTACCGGATAAGCTCACCGAGCGAGGGATCCTTGAAACGATGGAAGCAGATTCATGGATTGAGCACGCTGAGTTCACTCCCCCGGCCGGGACACGAGCGTGGTTCCGTGGCGAACTCATTCGCCGGTTTCCTGGGCAGATATATTCAGCATCGTGGCATTCAATCGTTGTTGAACTCGATGGCGGTAAGCTCATCCGCATCCCCATGACCAGCCCCGACGCCGGGTCCGCGATGCAATTGGAGGATAAGCTCAACGCCTGTCAGTCTGTCGAAGAGGTTCTCGACCTGGTTGGCGGCACCGGGCAAAACACTCTTGCCGACCCAGATGTCTACGCGAAAGTTGGAGCACGATGA
- a CDS encoding ABC transporter ATP-binding protein, with amino-acid sequence MLWKLIRHYLRPYSGQVVAVVVLQTLTTLATLYLPSLNADIIDEGVALGDTDYIWRTGGVMLVVALVQLVTAVFAVWFGARASMSVGRDLRKAVYSKVDSFSSEEIAKFGAPTLITRGTNDVQQVQMVLLMTLNFVVMVPIMSVGGIVMAIREDPGLSWLVWASVPVLLVILVILMTILMPLFQKMQDAIDSINGVMREQIMGIRVVRAFRRERYETDRFTDANSTLTDISVRIGRLFVIMGPLVTIILHLATVAVLWFGGHRVDQNLVDVGSLTAFMQYLLQILVAVMMGTFMFMIFPRAIICARRIGEVLDTDTSVLEPTSPRVPDSTDGAVEFRNVSFSYPGADSPVIDEISFTARPGKTTAIIGSTGSGKSTLINLIPRLYDTTAGEILIDGVPVNSLSRSTLTGAVGLVPQRPYLFSGSVADNLRFGAPGATEEDMWEALDTAQATEFVKDRSTGSGDALATGLESAVSQGGTNVSGGQRQRLCIARALTARPRIYLFDDSFSALDVTTDANLRAALNNYTEGATVIIVAQRVSTITEADQILVLEEGRIVDRGTHEELLASSDTYREIVDSQISQEELA; translated from the coding sequence ATGCTCTGGAAGCTTATCCGCCACTATTTGCGGCCTTATTCGGGGCAGGTGGTTGCTGTCGTGGTCCTGCAGACCTTGACGACACTCGCCACGCTCTATTTGCCGAGCCTCAACGCCGACATCATTGATGAGGGTGTTGCCCTCGGCGACACGGACTACATTTGGCGCACGGGCGGGGTCATGCTTGTTGTTGCCCTCGTCCAGCTGGTTACGGCAGTTTTTGCCGTCTGGTTTGGTGCGCGCGCTTCGATGTCTGTGGGACGGGACCTGCGCAAGGCCGTCTACTCGAAGGTTGATTCTTTCTCATCGGAGGAGATCGCTAAGTTTGGCGCGCCGACTCTCATCACCCGTGGGACGAACGATGTGCAGCAGGTCCAGATGGTCCTGCTTATGACGTTGAACTTCGTTGTCATGGTGCCAATCATGTCCGTCGGTGGGATTGTCATGGCAATCCGGGAGGATCCCGGCCTGTCCTGGCTCGTGTGGGCGTCAGTTCCGGTCCTTCTCGTCATCCTTGTCATCCTCATGACGATCCTCATGCCGCTGTTCCAGAAGATGCAGGACGCGATCGACTCAATCAATGGCGTGATGCGCGAACAGATTATGGGTATTCGCGTTGTTCGAGCTTTCCGCCGCGAGCGCTACGAGACAGACCGGTTCACGGACGCCAACTCAACACTTACCGATATTTCGGTTCGTATCGGCCGGCTGTTTGTCATCATGGGACCGCTGGTCACGATCATTCTGCACCTGGCAACAGTAGCGGTCCTGTGGTTCGGCGGCCACCGTGTCGATCAGAACTTGGTCGACGTCGGTTCACTGACCGCTTTCATGCAGTACCTTTTGCAGATCCTGGTCGCTGTCATGATGGGTACCTTCATGTTCATGATTTTCCCGCGCGCGATTATCTGTGCCCGCCGTATCGGTGAGGTTCTGGACACCGACACCTCCGTCCTTGAGCCGACCAGTCCGCGGGTTCCCGATAGCACCGACGGTGCTGTCGAGTTTCGGAACGTTTCCTTCTCCTACCCGGGTGCCGACTCACCAGTTATTGACGAAATTTCGTTTACTGCCCGCCCGGGTAAGACAACGGCGATCATCGGTTCCACCGGTTCTGGCAAGTCCACTCTCATTAATCTTATTCCCCGGCTGTACGACACCACGGCTGGCGAGATTCTTATTGACGGTGTCCCCGTCAACAGCTTGAGCCGCAGTACGTTGACCGGGGCCGTGGGTCTCGTACCTCAGCGCCCCTACCTGTTCTCGGGTTCCGTTGCCGACAATCTGCGTTTCGGAGCACCCGGCGCTACTGAGGAGGACATGTGGGAGGCTCTCGATACTGCTCAGGCGACTGAGTTTGTGAAGGATCGCAGTACCGGTTCCGGGGATGCTCTCGCAACCGGGCTTGAGTCCGCTGTTTCCCAGGGCGGCACGAATGTGTCGGGTGGTCAGCGCCAGCGCCTCTGTATTGCGCGCGCCCTCACGGCCCGCCCCAGAATCTACCTTTTTGATGATTCGTTCTCCGCGCTGGATGTGACAACCGATGCGAATCTCCGGGCCGCGTTGAACAACTACACCGAGGGCGCCACCGTCATTATCGTTGCCCAGCGAGTCTCAACGATTACCGAGGCCGACCAAATCCTGGTTCTCGAGGAGGGCCGGATCGTTGACCGCGGAACCCACGAGGAGCTGCTTGCTAGTTCCGATACGTACCGGGAGATCGTGGATTCTCAGATCAGTCAGGAGGAGCTCGCATGA
- a CDS encoding TetR/AcrR family transcriptional regulator — MTESARLTKGEQRRQSIVEAAAKILNEEGPAGVTHRKVATRASASLSATTYYFTGLDDLLGQAATLNFGRWVARANRVVETLEESGPPQSVDQAVDVILRACLPEDENLENHYVQLVAATEFPEVHKQYNKSRNLLDEAIEQVLSWMKSSVSAQLVLTIVDGAAVQAISEGRDVRETARERVREFFIRVGAIPLK, encoded by the coding sequence GTGACCGAGTCGGCGCGATTGACTAAGGGCGAGCAGCGACGGCAGTCCATCGTGGAGGCTGCCGCAAAGATACTCAATGAAGAAGGGCCTGCGGGCGTAACTCATCGAAAAGTGGCGACGCGAGCGTCAGCCTCCCTTTCTGCGACAACGTACTATTTTACGGGGCTCGACGACCTGCTGGGGCAGGCCGCTACTTTAAACTTTGGTCGCTGGGTCGCTCGCGCTAACCGTGTTGTTGAAACTCTCGAAGAGAGCGGTCCGCCGCAGTCGGTGGATCAAGCTGTTGATGTGATCCTGCGAGCCTGCCTCCCCGAGGATGAAAATCTGGAGAACCACTACGTCCAACTGGTTGCGGCCACGGAATTCCCGGAAGTGCACAAGCAGTACAACAAGAGCCGAAACCTTCTTGATGAGGCCATTGAGCAGGTCCTGTCGTGGATGAAAAGTTCTGTTTCGGCCCAACTCGTGTTGACGATTGTTGACGGCGCTGCTGTACAGGCAATTTCTGAAGGCCGGGATGTTCGCGAAACTGCACGTGAGCGAGTACGCGAGTTCTTCATCCGTGTCGGCGCAATCCCCCTGAAATGA
- a CDS encoding carboxylate--amine ligase — protein MAISRPELMPVLLGTDVGTYSCARMFHEAFGCTSVSVSGMSRGSISHSNIIDPVYVGRGGTLNDQLMIETLEKIADTDRTPIIMPFMDRDVDLVLNYRDRLEKAGYVIPLAPTETVERASDKAVVNAICKERGLPTITTVPVPLDTDAGTWPGLLESITFPAVIKPRDGGMDYGKLQFSGQRKAYDAPDLDSAMKTLAKIQDAGFAGVMLVQDMVVGDDTQSWIVTGYVDSRGTITAIATGRQILGLHQSSFIGNAGIIHVTDHPELRRIAGEMIDALGLRGFFSIDIKIDSRTNMPHVLDVNPRWGRGSYYSVVGGVNLARAMVADFIDDIALPPIVAEKEGVYAFVPPVTVLRWVRDKDLRRHLVKLMLKRRPVHPLSYSKDPNFKRFAYRYAADFNQLKALIQNYPTPTETTF, from the coding sequence ATGGCAATCTCTCGACCGGAACTCATGCCCGTTCTCCTCGGCACGGATGTTGGCACCTATTCGTGCGCGAGAATGTTCCACGAAGCTTTCGGATGCACTTCGGTCAGCGTTTCCGGCATGTCGCGCGGGTCTATTTCCCATTCGAACATCATCGATCCTGTCTATGTTGGTCGGGGCGGCACCCTCAATGATCAGCTCATGATCGAAACTCTCGAGAAGATCGCTGACACAGACCGAACCCCAATCATCATGCCGTTCATGGATCGGGACGTTGATCTTGTCCTCAACTACCGGGACCGGTTAGAGAAGGCCGGCTATGTCATTCCACTTGCACCCACGGAAACGGTCGAGCGAGCATCCGACAAGGCCGTCGTCAACGCGATCTGCAAAGAACGTGGGCTTCCCACAATAACAACGGTTCCGGTCCCCCTGGATACGGATGCAGGGACATGGCCGGGGCTCCTGGAATCGATTACGTTCCCCGCTGTCATTAAACCCCGCGATGGTGGGATGGACTACGGCAAGTTACAGTTCTCTGGCCAGCGCAAGGCCTATGACGCACCCGATCTGGATTCGGCCATGAAAACCCTGGCCAAGATCCAAGACGCAGGATTCGCGGGTGTCATGCTTGTCCAGGACATGGTGGTGGGTGATGACACGCAGTCATGGATTGTGACGGGCTATGTTGATTCCCGCGGCACCATCACCGCTATCGCCACCGGTCGCCAGATACTTGGCCTGCACCAGAGTTCATTCATTGGTAATGCCGGGATTATTCACGTCACCGACCACCCGGAACTCCGTCGAATAGCCGGGGAAATGATTGATGCTCTCGGACTTCGTGGCTTTTTCTCAATCGACATCAAGATTGATTCCCGCACCAATATGCCGCACGTTCTCGACGTGAATCCGAGATGGGGTCGCGGCTCCTACTATTCCGTGGTTGGAGGCGTAAACCTGGCCCGGGCTATGGTTGCCGACTTCATTGACGACATTGCGCTTCCTCCCATCGTTGCCGAAAAAGAAGGCGTTTATGCTTTTGTTCCACCGGTAACGGTGCTCCGCTGGGTCAGGGACAAGGACCTGCGTAGGCACCTTGTAAAGCTCATGCTTAAGCGCCGCCCAGTACACCCGCTCTCCTACTCGAAGGACCCCAATTTTAAGCGATTCGCCTACCGCTATGCTGCTGACTTCAACCAGCTCAAGGCGCTAATTCAGAATTACCCAACTCCGACGGAAACAACCTTCTAA
- a CDS encoding VOC family protein produces the protein MEFTHGTPCWMQVEFNDLDSGTEFFRRTAGWEIPPGDPAMGGYAIASIAGKPVSGIWPVPAEESEPDAIDVWISVDKIESALARVKELGAEVIAMDGVEIQQVMELGKQVFLKDPSGAHFGLWEPITFNGIDVMMVPGSPFWFEHLSPDPATSAAFYANAFDLDLVNHGDEYWTIKVPGAPADAYGFAFPQQDGNTKATWFVSLFTDDLDKSADLVRENGGTADEEFVDMGEMGRFTYATTPAGVPYGLWEANLDGMD, from the coding sequence ATGGAATTTACACACGGAACCCCCTGTTGGATGCAGGTGGAGTTCAATGACCTGGATTCCGGTACCGAATTTTTTCGCCGAACAGCTGGATGGGAGATTCCTCCAGGCGATCCAGCAATGGGAGGATACGCAATCGCCTCCATCGCAGGAAAGCCAGTTAGCGGAATCTGGCCAGTGCCAGCGGAAGAGTCCGAACCAGACGCAATAGATGTCTGGATCTCGGTCGACAAGATTGAGAGCGCACTCGCGCGAGTTAAGGAACTCGGTGCGGAAGTTATCGCAATGGATGGCGTTGAGATCCAGCAAGTGATGGAGCTCGGCAAGCAAGTTTTCCTCAAGGATCCTTCCGGAGCTCACTTTGGGCTGTGGGAGCCGATCACCTTTAACGGGATTGACGTCATGATGGTCCCCGGTTCACCGTTCTGGTTCGAGCACCTCAGCCCCGACCCAGCCACCTCAGCCGCTTTCTACGCCAACGCTTTCGATCTGGATTTGGTCAATCACGGCGACGAATACTGGACGATCAAGGTGCCCGGAGCACCGGCAGACGCATACGGTTTTGCGTTCCCACAACAGGACGGGAACACCAAAGCCACCTGGTTTGTTTCACTTTTCACTGACGATCTCGACAAGTCAGCGGACCTCGTTCGCGAAAACGGTGGAACTGCCGACGAAGAGTTCGTTGACATGGGTGAAATGGGCAGGTTCACCTACGCAACGACCCCTGCAGGGGTCCCCTACGGCCTGTGGGAAGCCAATCTTGACGGCATGGACTAA
- a CDS encoding DsbA family oxidoreductase, protein MRIDLWTDIVCPFCYIGEARLRRALEEEGITADIRLRSFELDPTVTEHVSGMDHLAAGKGVAREQVEQMEGQMRQIAEVEGLTYETDRMMGPTVPAHRIAQYATQQGTDKGVAYFRAVQTGYFEGKLNPFDTEALLDVAEQQGLDREGAAAALEDERYLTLVRQDQQFARQLGVNGVPYILLDQKLAIPGAVSLDQFIGALRQVKELA, encoded by the coding sequence ATGCGTATTGACCTCTGGACAGACATCGTGTGCCCGTTCTGCTACATCGGCGAAGCCCGCCTTAGGCGTGCACTTGAAGAAGAAGGAATCACCGCTGATATTCGGCTCCGTTCGTTTGAGCTTGACCCCACCGTGACCGAACACGTGAGCGGCATGGACCACCTTGCGGCAGGCAAGGGTGTGGCCCGCGAGCAGGTGGAGCAGATGGAAGGTCAGATGCGCCAGATAGCGGAGGTTGAAGGCCTCACGTACGAAACCGACCGCATGATGGGACCAACGGTTCCCGCCCACCGGATCGCCCAGTACGCGACCCAGCAGGGAACCGACAAGGGCGTGGCCTACTTCCGGGCAGTTCAGACCGGATACTTCGAAGGCAAGCTCAACCCTTTCGACACCGAGGCTCTCCTCGATGTTGCAGAACAGCAGGGCCTCGATCGTGAAGGCGCAGCGGCTGCCCTGGAGGATGAGCGGTACCTGACCCTGGTGCGACAGGACCAGCAGTTTGCCCGGCAACTTGGCGTCAACGGAGTTCCCTACATTCTTCTTGACCAGAAGCTTGCCATTCCCGGAGCTGTCAGCCTTGACCAGTTCATCGGAGCTCTCCGCCAGGTTAAGGAGCTCGCATGA
- a CDS encoding ABC transporter ATP-binding protein produces MSTDKNAKNDGTLTDQEIEELQDSVDMGDWGDAAPPRKAKAFWPSAIRLLGLFARERIALTVVFIMVVIAVVLSVWAPSILGDAMNVIFGGFISSGMPEGVSREDVIAGLAAAGEAQLVDMLSGMQFTPGAGIDFGELGRLIAIVLGMYVVAQFFMWLQGRILNDIVMRMVFRMREDIERKVNRLPLAYFDTNSRGDILSRTTNDVDNVQNAMQQAFTSVIYSVLTIIGIIFMMFSLSWQLALIALIALPLSGIVVGIIGTRSQKMFTSQWRHTGRLNGHIEESFTGHDLVTVFGRQEQMGERFDERNEELYEASFKAQFYSGMIMPIMQWVNYLGYVGIAVVGGLRVANGQMTLGAVTAFIQYSREFNQPLGQVAGMANMLISGVASAERIFELLDADEQDPDLQELADQGVLDPSGPQPAILSEPVEGRIEFDHVAFSYSPDKPLITDLSLTAEPGQVVAIVGPTGAGKTTLVNLIMRFYEIQSGQIRLDGVDTLLLERGELRSRIGMVLQDAVLFGGTIMDNIRYGRLDATDEEVIAAAKATYVDRFVHTLPDGYDTIIEDGGENISTGERQLITIARAFIAQPALLILDEATSSVDTRTELLVQQAMAALRTDRTSFVIAHRLSTIREADIILVMEEGAIVEQGTHEGLLKQEGAYYRLYMSQFTQGEDPDDEPTLDTPALPESGGMPF; encoded by the coding sequence ATGAGCACCGATAAGAACGCCAAGAATGACGGCACGCTGACCGACCAGGAGATCGAGGAGCTACAGGACTCGGTTGACATGGGTGACTGGGGCGACGCTGCGCCGCCTCGCAAGGCGAAAGCATTTTGGCCATCGGCTATTCGCCTTTTGGGCCTGTTTGCTCGGGAACGAATTGCCCTGACCGTGGTTTTCATCATGGTGGTCATTGCCGTTGTTCTCAGCGTGTGGGCACCGTCCATCCTTGGCGACGCCATGAATGTCATCTTTGGCGGCTTCATTTCTTCCGGCATGCCGGAAGGGGTTTCTCGCGAAGATGTCATCGCGGGACTGGCCGCGGCCGGGGAAGCTCAGCTCGTCGACATGCTGTCCGGCATGCAGTTCACGCCCGGAGCGGGCATTGACTTCGGTGAACTTGGCCGGCTCATCGCCATCGTTTTGGGCATGTATGTTGTTGCCCAGTTCTTCATGTGGTTGCAGGGCAGGATTCTCAACGACATTGTCATGCGCATGGTGTTCCGCATGAGGGAGGACATTGAGAGGAAAGTTAACCGCCTTCCCCTGGCCTACTTCGATACGAACTCGCGCGGTGACATTCTGTCGCGCACCACGAACGATGTCGACAACGTGCAGAACGCGATGCAGCAGGCTTTCACCTCTGTCATCTACTCGGTTCTCACCATCATCGGCATCATCTTCATGATGTTCTCCCTGTCCTGGCAGCTCGCCCTTATCGCCCTCATTGCTCTTCCCCTGTCGGGAATTGTCGTCGGCATTATTGGCACCCGCTCCCAGAAGATGTTTACGAGCCAGTGGCGGCATACGGGCCGGCTCAACGGACATATCGAAGAATCGTTCACGGGCCACGATCTTGTGACGGTTTTTGGCCGCCAAGAGCAGATGGGTGAACGTTTCGATGAACGGAACGAGGAACTCTACGAGGCTTCGTTTAAGGCCCAGTTCTATTCGGGCATGATCATGCCGATCATGCAGTGGGTGAACTACCTCGGCTACGTGGGCATCGCCGTTGTCGGCGGTCTGCGTGTCGCCAACGGACAGATGACTCTCGGCGCCGTGACTGCTTTCATCCAGTACTCGCGCGAGTTTAACCAGCCGCTCGGCCAGGTCGCCGGCATGGCCAACATGCTGATCTCCGGCGTGGCCTCTGCCGAACGCATCTTCGAGCTTCTCGATGCTGATGAGCAGGATCCGGACCTGCAGGAACTTGCCGACCAGGGAGTCCTCGACCCGTCGGGACCCCAGCCGGCGATTCTCTCCGAGCCCGTAGAGGGCCGTATCGAGTTCGATCACGTCGCCTTCTCGTACAGTCCCGACAAACCTCTGATCACCGACCTGTCGCTCACGGCAGAGCCTGGCCAGGTCGTTGCAATTGTTGGTCCGACGGGTGCCGGTAAGACGACGCTCGTCAACCTCATCATGCGGTTCTACGAGATCCAATCCGGCCAGATCCGCCTAGACGGCGTCGACACGCTACTTCTCGAACGCGGTGAGCTACGCTCCCGGATTGGCATGGTCCTCCAGGACGCTGTCCTATTCGGCGGAACCATCATGGACAACATCCGGTACGGCCGGCTCGACGCAACTGACGAAGAGGTCATCGCAGCTGCAAAGGCCACGTATGTCGATCGTTTCGTTCACACGCTCCCCGACGGTTACGACACCATCATCGAAGACGGCGGCGAGAACATTTCCACCGGCGAACGTCAGCTGATCACAATTGCGCGAGCGTTCATTGCTCAGCCGGCACTGCTGATTCTGGACGAGGCAACCTCGTCTGTCGATACCCGAACCGAGCTTCTTGTTCAGCAGGCCATGGCGGCACTGCGAACCGACCGCACCTCCTTCGTGATCGCACACCGGCTCTCCACGATCCGCGAAGCCGACATCATCCTGGTTATGGAAGAAGGCGCGATTGTTGAGCAGGGAACTCACGAGGGCCTGCTCAAACAGGAGGGCGCGTACTACCGGCTCTACATGTCCCAGTTCACCCAGGGTGAAGACCCGGATGATGAGCCAACCCTGGACACTCCTGCTCTCCCCGAAAGCGGTGGCATGCCCTTCTAG
- a CDS encoding NYN domain-containing protein translates to MNVVKLSRSLRPRQRLVSVKYFTSSVLNDPDAQSRQDHYLDALVAANPTILEVIHGRYQQKERRCFKCGHKCISYEEKETDVNLATSIVVDVAKDIFDTAMIVSADSAVAPAVRAARKIRSNMFIFCAFPPKRSSSELKELMPASFQIGVAKIRNAQLPDKFTKNGKPYQRPDKWH, encoded by the coding sequence CTGAATGTCGTAAAGCTGTCTAGATCGCTGCGCCCACGCCAGAGACTCGTATCCGTCAAGTACTTTACCTCTTCCGTACTCAACGACCCTGACGCACAAAGCAGACAAGACCATTACCTAGACGCCCTGGTCGCCGCTAATCCCACAATCCTTGAAGTAATTCATGGCCGGTATCAGCAAAAGGAACGGCGCTGCTTTAAGTGTGGCCACAAATGCATCAGCTACGAGGAAAAGGAAACGGACGTCAACCTTGCAACATCGATAGTCGTAGACGTTGCCAAAGACATCTTCGATACCGCAATGATAGTTTCTGCGGACAGTGCCGTTGCCCCAGCAGTTCGAGCTGCCAGGAAAATCCGATCAAACATGTTCATTTTTTGCGCCTTTCCTCCAAAGCGCTCATCATCCGAACTCAAAGAATTGATGCCAGCCTCCTTTCAAATAGGCGTAGCAAAGATCCGCAATGCCCAGCTGCCGGACAAGTTCACGAAGAACGGAAAACCCTATCAACGCCCCGACAAGTGGCACTAA
- the arc gene encoding proteasome ATPase has protein sequence MDNSLATTSVNDKDSAAQVEDVSADYDTLVRNNARLASALRASRQELAALHDQVRQLTTAPNTFGVIAATNKPERTVDVIVSGRKLRCAVADTVPRACLYPGREVILNEHMCVISSESFDEVGDLVMVTDFLSDNRITVRVRDEEEKVLRLAESLITAGGKPKVRPGDTVRADVRGGFAYERLQREDTEELMLEEIPDVDYADVGGLSGAISDIREAIEVPFLYPSHYRAHQLRAPKGILLYGPPGCGKTLIAKAVATSLARTAAARSGESEARSYFISVKGPELLTKYVGETEQQIRRIFSRARQRAKGGMPVIVFFDEMDSLFRTRGTGRSSDVETTIVPQLLAELDGVEELENVIIIGATNREDMIDPAIIRPGRLDVKIKISRPDKKAAADILAKYLVPELPLADSEIARAGSREGAVTSLIQTIVDSLYVRSNDSALVEVTFDSGDTEILYAQDFSSGAMLTNIVDRAKRLSIKDQLNGLPGGISCEHILQAVTAEVSENASLHSTGTLENWERIIGRRGQRISRVHLLRNT, from the coding sequence ATGGATAATTCTTTAGCTACCACAAGTGTGAACGATAAGGACTCGGCAGCGCAGGTCGAAGACGTGTCTGCCGACTACGACACGCTTGTCCGAAACAATGCCCGGCTGGCATCGGCGTTGCGCGCCTCTCGTCAAGAGCTAGCAGCTCTTCACGACCAGGTCCGCCAGCTAACTACCGCACCCAACACGTTTGGCGTCATCGCAGCCACCAATAAGCCAGAGCGCACCGTTGATGTCATTGTTAGCGGTCGGAAACTTCGTTGCGCCGTGGCGGATACCGTACCCCGCGCCTGCCTTTATCCCGGTCGCGAGGTTATTCTCAACGAGCATATGTGCGTGATTTCGAGCGAGAGCTTCGACGAAGTTGGCGATCTTGTCATGGTCACGGATTTCTTGAGCGATAATCGCATCACCGTGCGGGTACGAGACGAGGAAGAGAAGGTGCTCCGGCTCGCCGAGAGTCTCATTACCGCCGGAGGGAAGCCGAAGGTTCGGCCCGGCGACACTGTTCGTGCCGACGTGCGGGGCGGCTTTGCCTACGAACGACTTCAGCGGGAAGACACCGAAGAACTGATGCTCGAAGAGATCCCGGACGTCGACTACGCCGATGTTGGTGGACTGAGTGGCGCAATCTCAGATATTAGAGAGGCAATCGAGGTTCCGTTCCTTTACCCCAGTCACTATCGTGCCCATCAGCTCCGAGCACCCAAGGGCATCCTGCTCTACGGCCCACCCGGGTGCGGCAAAACCCTGATCGCAAAAGCTGTCGCAACTTCCCTGGCGCGCACAGCGGCAGCAAGATCCGGCGAATCAGAGGCGCGGTCGTACTTTATTTCGGTCAAGGGACCGGAGCTACTCACCAAGTATGTTGGCGAAACCGAGCAACAAATCAGAAGAATCTTTTCCCGTGCCCGGCAACGCGCAAAGGGCGGCATGCCGGTCATTGTGTTCTTCGACGAGATGGATTCCCTGTTCCGCACGCGCGGGACCGGTCGGTCCTCCGATGTTGAAACAACGATCGTGCCTCAGCTCCTTGCCGAACTTGATGGCGTTGAAGAGCTGGAAAACGTCATCATTATCGGCGCTACGAACCGTGAGGACATGATCGATCCCGCTATCATCCGGCCGGGTCGCCTCGATGTTAAGATCAAAATCTCACGCCCAGACAAGAAGGCAGCTGCCGATATTCTCGCCAAATATTTGGTACCGGAACTGCCGCTCGCCGACTCCGAGATTGCCCGTGCCGGCTCTCGCGAAGGAGCTGTTACCTCCCTTATCCAAACGATCGTCGACAGTCTTTACGTGCGCAGCAACGATTCCGCACTGGTCGAAGTCACGTTCGATTCAGGCGACACCGAGATTCTTTATGCTCAAGATTTCTCTTCTGGAGCGATGCTGACAAACATTGTGGATCGCGCAAAGAGACTGTCAATTAAGGACCAGCTCAATGGACTGCCTGGCGGGATCTCCTGCGAACACATTCTGCAAGCCGTGACCGCCGAAGTCAGTGAGAATGCAAGCCTTCATTCAACCGGGACCCTTGAGAACTGGGAAAGAATCATTGGTCGCCGCGGCCAACGCATTTCGCGGGTCCACCTTTTGAGGAACACATGA